One stretch of Actinacidiphila sp. DG2A-62 DNA includes these proteins:
- a CDS encoding beta-ketoacyl [acyl carrier protein] synthase domain-containing protein translates to MSAQSHRPSGGEPVAVIGMACRLPGADGPEAYWRLLSEGRDAVGDAPADRRPAGGRRGGFVADVDRFDAAFFGVSPGEAAAMDPQQRLVLELAWEALEHARIVPADLAGSGAGVVVGAIAGDYALLHDRAGGAGGADSGSADGRRGTGGSEGGRHDVAGTHRSMIANRVSHLLSLHGPSLTVDCGQSSSLVAVELACEQLRRGAATVALAGGVNLNLLPETDDALGRFGALSPDGRCHTFDSRANGYVRGEGGGLVVLKPLAAAVADGDTIHGVILGGAVNAGTGAHLTVPDEQAQRQVVEQALRAAGVRPDEVGYVELHGTGTAVGDPIEAAALGAALGAVRAEAGLPPLLVGSAKTNIGHLEGAAGIAGLLKVLLALRRRTVPASLNFVTPNPRIRLAELGLRVAAEPAPGRTARSRASARSAWAAPTAT, encoded by the coding sequence ATGTCCGCTCAGTCCCATCGGCCCTCGGGCGGCGAGCCCGTCGCCGTCATCGGCATGGCCTGCCGGCTGCCCGGCGCCGACGGCCCGGAGGCGTACTGGCGGCTGCTGAGCGAGGGCCGCGACGCGGTCGGCGACGCGCCGGCGGACCGCCGCCCGGCCGGTGGACGGCGCGGCGGGTTCGTCGCGGACGTGGACCGCTTCGACGCGGCGTTCTTCGGCGTGTCCCCCGGTGAGGCCGCCGCGATGGACCCGCAGCAGCGGCTGGTGCTCGAACTGGCCTGGGAGGCGCTGGAGCACGCGCGGATCGTGCCAGCCGACCTGGCCGGCAGCGGCGCCGGCGTGGTGGTCGGCGCGATCGCCGGGGACTACGCGCTGCTGCACGACCGGGCCGGCGGCGCGGGCGGAGCCGACAGCGGGAGCGCGGACGGGCGCCGGGGCACGGGCGGGAGCGAGGGCGGGCGGCACGACGTCGCCGGCACGCACCGCAGCATGATCGCCAACCGGGTCTCCCACCTGCTGTCCCTGCACGGGCCGAGCCTGACCGTGGACTGCGGGCAGTCCTCCTCGCTGGTCGCGGTGGAGCTGGCCTGCGAGCAGCTGCGGCGCGGCGCCGCCACCGTGGCGCTGGCCGGCGGCGTCAACCTCAACCTGCTGCCGGAGACCGACGACGCGCTCGGCCGGTTCGGCGCGCTGTCCCCGGACGGGCGCTGCCACACCTTCGACAGCCGGGCCAACGGCTACGTCCGCGGCGAGGGCGGCGGCCTGGTCGTCCTCAAGCCGCTCGCCGCCGCCGTCGCGGACGGCGACACGATCCACGGCGTCATCCTGGGCGGCGCGGTCAACGCCGGCACCGGCGCCCACCTGACCGTGCCGGACGAGCAGGCGCAGCGACAGGTCGTGGAGCAGGCGCTGCGCGCGGCCGGCGTCCGCCCCGACGAGGTCGGCTACGTCGAACTGCACGGCACCGGCACCGCCGTCGGCGACCCGATCGAGGCCGCCGCACTCGGCGCGGCGCTCGGCGCGGTCCGCGCGGAGGCGGGCCTGCCGCCGCTGCTCGTCGGGTCCGCCAAGACCAACATCGGCCATCTGGAAGGCGCGGCCGGCATCGCCGGACTGCTGAAGGTGCTGCTGGCGCTGCGCCGGCGCACCGTGCCGGCCAGCCTCAACTTCGTCACGCCCAACCCCCGTATCCGGCTGGCCGAGTTGGGCCTGCGCGTCGCCGCCGAGCCGGCCCCTGGCCGGACGGCGCGGTCGCGGGCGTCAGCGCGTTCGGCATGGGCGGCACCAACTGCCACCTGA
- a CDS encoding hydroxyisourate hydrolase, which produces MSLDVHIVDSSFGVPAADVNVLLRRQTESGWQEVVRGRTGQDGRLSVLADGQVSASVYQLVCDLDAYYAILGAAALFPRAIVEFRVIEPEAELCLPIVVSAHSVLSYRGN; this is translated from the coding sequence ATGAGCCTCGATGTCCACATCGTGGACAGTTCGTTCGGTGTTCCGGCGGCGGACGTGAACGTCCTGCTGCGCCGGCAGACCGAGTCGGGCTGGCAGGAGGTGGTGCGCGGCCGCACCGGCCAGGACGGCCGCCTCTCGGTCCTGGCCGACGGGCAGGTCTCGGCCTCCGTGTACCAGCTCGTCTGCGACCTGGACGCGTACTACGCCATCCTCGGCGCCGCGGCGCTCTTCCCGCGCGCGATCGTCGAGTTCCGGGTGATCGAGCCGGAGGCCGAGCTGTGTCTGCCGATCGTCGTCTCCGCGCACTCGGTGCTCAGCTACCGGGGCAACTGA
- a CDS encoding AfsR/SARP family transcriptional regulator, with amino-acid sequence MGESVEFRILGHLDVSADGRSVQLGGSRERTVLSMLLLEAGHVISVERLIDAVWDDDPPATSRGQIQICISALRRRILAACGEDLIDTRRPGYLLRIAGHGFDLHDFEARVNEGRAARTAGDPAGAARVLRSALALWRGPALADIDSILTRQGVGRLDERRLAVIGETLECSLQAGEHHEAIGELRALVAERPLHEHFWALLMAALYSAGRQAEALDAYRAARTALRDELGIEPGSELRSLHEALLSGVFPPPAALGYAARPPGAVRTAPGQGSGGGSAAAPGPGGQGPGGQRHERVQDRVPEPGYDRVRPDGRASAPRSAHQDPAYPDAAHQDPAYSAAYLDAAYPDSAGPDPYQDAYGEEPRREPYRERAYQERRYREQAQRDPEFESRDGRGRAGADGRESGRGVGGKPFVAAADRGPGQGTAGAHGADPTAAAAPAASGAAGAGSGTAAGGPSAQARFGAGSNAGAFADVAAGAVRSPSLLPAAIPDFIGRDENVESVLRQLRAHDGGHGRGQAVPICVIVGPGGAGKTTLAVHVAHRLAAEFPDGQLFADLRAGDRPVSPSDILERFLRALGVLGPSVPRTLEERAELFRDLVSDRRLLIVLDDAMTERQVTCLLPGTADCAVLVTSRRRLTGLPSTGRVEIGALSEPGAVELLTHFVGPERVAADPEGVAELSRLCGRLPLALRICAARLAARPHWSVADLVDRLLDESRRLDELGHGEMTVRASISLTYDSLSDDARLLFRRLALLDVPNFAAWVGSPLLEVDVLRAQEALEVLAEAYLIDASPGPGGQVRYSFHDITRPFAQERLVEEGADERGAALERWLGALLSLTGEAHRREYAGGFLERRSPASRWRLPDRLVERLLADPLAWYEQERSAIVAAVRQAAVSGMVEHSWDLALSSVTIFEAHCYFDDWRETHEVALKAACRAGDLHGEAAMRYSLGSLHMFEQSSAPAKRQFDQAYALYEQLGDDHGAALVLRNMAYLDRLAGDLVSARARWEAALGVFQVSGDRIAEAHVLHNMAHAHLDCGEEDAALELLARADAICRQVGNRRVAAQVQNRMGELHLRKGRLDEAYAAYSAVLESVRAARDRVGECYALLGLAAVDRRRGRPDAAAARLTEALDLAVGSRARMAESRVALALGEVLLAGDLEAAQGYAQRALRGFEAIGATLQQAQAMVLRGRVRAAAGEAAGAKADWQAAGGVLAGLHVGDGNVALADEIRSLLRGGVAGAAQGAAPDASQGASQAGAGVAVGPAVRAVAGAEGPAD; translated from the coding sequence GTGGGGGAATCAGTGGAGTTCCGCATACTCGGGCATCTGGACGTTTCAGCCGACGGGCGTTCTGTGCAGCTCGGTGGTTCACGCGAGCGCACCGTCCTGTCGATGTTACTGCTGGAGGCCGGGCATGTGATCTCCGTCGAGCGGCTCATCGACGCGGTGTGGGACGACGACCCGCCGGCCACCTCCCGCGGCCAGATACAGATCTGCATCTCGGCGCTGCGCCGCCGCATCCTGGCCGCGTGCGGCGAGGACCTGATCGACACCCGCCGCCCCGGTTATCTGCTGCGCATCGCCGGGCACGGTTTCGACCTGCACGACTTCGAGGCTCGGGTGAACGAGGGGCGGGCGGCCCGGACGGCCGGCGACCCGGCGGGCGCGGCGCGGGTCCTGCGCTCGGCGCTCGCGCTGTGGCGCGGACCGGCGCTGGCCGACATCGACAGCATCCTCACCCGTCAGGGCGTGGGGAGGCTCGACGAGCGGCGGCTCGCGGTGATCGGCGAGACGCTGGAGTGCTCGCTGCAGGCCGGCGAGCACCACGAGGCGATCGGCGAGCTGCGCGCGCTGGTCGCGGAGCGCCCGCTGCACGAGCACTTCTGGGCGCTGCTGATGGCCGCGCTGTACTCGGCGGGCCGGCAGGCCGAGGCGCTGGACGCCTACCGCGCCGCGCGCACCGCGCTCCGCGACGAGCTGGGGATCGAGCCCGGCAGCGAACTGCGGTCGCTGCACGAGGCGTTGCTGTCCGGGGTGTTCCCGCCGCCGGCCGCGCTCGGCTATGCGGCCCGGCCGCCCGGAGCGGTGCGGACCGCCCCCGGGCAGGGCTCGGGCGGCGGATCGGCCGCGGCGCCGGGGCCGGGCGGGCAGGGGCCGGGCGGGCAGCGGCACGAGCGGGTGCAGGACCGCGTGCCGGAGCCGGGGTACGACCGGGTACGCCCGGACGGCCGCGCGTCGGCGCCGCGTTCCGCGCACCAGGACCCCGCGTATCCGGACGCCGCGCACCAGGACCCCGCGTATTCGGCCGCATACCTGGACGCCGCATACCCGGATTCAGCGGGCCCGGACCCGTACCAGGACGCGTACGGCGAAGAGCCCCGGCGGGAGCCGTACCGGGAGCGGGCGTACCAGGAACGGCGGTACCGGGAACAGGCCCAGCGGGACCCGGAGTTCGAGTCGCGGGACGGGCGCGGGCGCGCCGGCGCGGACGGCCGGGAGTCCGGTCGTGGCGTCGGCGGGAAGCCTTTCGTCGCAGCGGCCGACCGGGGGCCGGGCCAGGGCACGGCCGGGGCTCACGGCGCGGATCCGACCGCGGCCGCAGCGCCCGCCGCATCCGGCGCCGCGGGCGCCGGGTCGGGAACCGCGGCCGGCGGACCGTCCGCGCAGGCGCGTTTCGGCGCGGGCTCGAACGCCGGCGCGTTCGCCGACGTCGCGGCCGGCGCGGTCCGTTCGCCGAGTCTGCTGCCCGCCGCGATCCCCGACTTCATCGGCCGCGACGAGAACGTCGAGTCCGTGCTGCGGCAGTTGCGCGCGCACGACGGCGGGCACGGGCGCGGGCAGGCCGTGCCGATCTGCGTGATCGTGGGCCCGGGCGGCGCGGGCAAGACGACGCTCGCGGTGCACGTGGCGCACCGGCTGGCCGCGGAGTTCCCGGACGGGCAGCTCTTCGCCGATCTGCGCGCGGGCGACCGGCCGGTGAGCCCCTCGGACATCCTGGAGCGGTTCCTGCGCGCGCTCGGCGTCCTCGGGCCGAGTGTGCCCAGGACTCTGGAGGAGCGCGCCGAGCTGTTCCGCGACCTGGTCAGCGACCGTCGGCTGCTGATCGTGCTGGACGACGCGATGACCGAGCGGCAGGTGACCTGTCTGCTGCCGGGCACCGCGGACTGCGCGGTGCTGGTGACCAGCCGGCGCCGGCTGACCGGACTGCCGTCGACCGGCCGGGTGGAGATCGGCGCGCTGAGCGAACCCGGCGCGGTGGAGCTGCTCACCCACTTCGTCGGCCCCGAGCGGGTGGCCGCCGATCCGGAGGGCGTCGCCGAACTGTCGCGGCTGTGCGGCAGGTTGCCGCTGGCCCTGCGGATCTGCGCGGCGCGGCTGGCCGCGCGCCCGCACTGGAGCGTCGCGGACCTGGTGGACCGGCTGCTGGACGAGTCGCGCCGGCTGGACGAGCTGGGCCACGGCGAGATGACGGTTCGGGCGAGCATCTCGCTGACGTACGACAGCCTTTCGGACGACGCGCGGCTGCTGTTCCGCCGGCTGGCGCTGCTCGACGTGCCCAACTTCGCGGCGTGGGTGGGCTCTCCGCTGCTGGAGGTCGACGTGCTGCGGGCCCAGGAGGCCCTGGAGGTGCTGGCCGAGGCGTACCTGATCGACGCCAGCCCCGGGCCCGGCGGCCAGGTGCGCTACAGCTTCCACGACATCACCCGGCCGTTCGCGCAGGAGCGGCTGGTCGAGGAGGGCGCGGACGAGCGCGGCGCGGCGCTGGAGCGCTGGCTCGGCGCGCTGCTGTCGCTGACCGGCGAGGCGCACCGGCGCGAGTACGCCGGCGGGTTCCTGGAGCGGCGCAGCCCGGCCAGCCGGTGGCGGCTGCCGGACCGCCTGGTGGAGCGGCTGCTCGCCGACCCGCTGGCCTGGTACGAGCAGGAGCGCAGCGCCATCGTGGCCGCGGTGCGCCAGGCGGCGGTGTCCGGGATGGTCGAGCACAGCTGGGACCTGGCGCTCAGCTCGGTGACGATCTTCGAGGCGCACTGCTACTTCGACGACTGGCGGGAGACGCACGAGGTGGCGCTGAAGGCCGCCTGCCGGGCGGGGGACCTGCACGGCGAGGCCGCGATGCGCTACTCGCTGGGGTCGCTGCACATGTTCGAGCAGTCGTCTGCGCCGGCCAAGCGGCAGTTCGACCAGGCGTACGCGCTGTACGAGCAGTTGGGCGACGACCACGGCGCCGCTCTGGTGCTGCGCAACATGGCGTACCTGGACCGGCTTGCGGGGGACCTGGTGTCGGCGCGGGCCCGCTGGGAGGCGGCGCTGGGCGTCTTCCAGGTGTCGGGCGACCGGATCGCCGAGGCGCACGTGCTGCACAACATGGCGCACGCCCACCTGGATTGCGGCGAGGAGGATGCCGCGCTGGAGCTGCTGGCGCGCGCGGACGCGATCTGTCGCCAGGTCGGCAACCGCAGGGTGGCCGCGCAGGTGCAGAACCGGATGGGCGAACTGCACCTGCGCAAGGGGCGGTTGGACGAGGCGTACGCGGCGTACAGCGCCGTGCTGGAGAGCGTGCGCGCGGCGCGCGACCGGGTCGGCGAGTGCTACGCGCTGCTCGGGCTCGCCGCGGTGGACCGGCGGCGCGGCCGGCCGGATGCGGCGGCGGCGCGGCTGACCGAGGCGCTGGACCTGGCGGTGGGGTCCAGGGCGCGGATGGCGGAGAGCAGGGTGGCGCTGGCGCTGGGCGAGGTGCTGCTGGCCGGTGACCTGGAGGCCGCGCAGGGGTATGCCCAGCGGGCGCTGCGGGGGTTCGAGGCCATCGGCGCGACGCTCCAGCAGGCGCAGGCGATGGTGCTGCGCGGCCGGGTCAGGGCCGCGGCCGGCGAGGCGGCCGGGGCGAAGGCGGACTGGCAGGCGGCGGGCGGGGTGCTGGCGGGGCTGCACGTCGGCGACGGCAACGTGGCGCTGGCCGACGAGATCAGGTCGCTGCTGCGGGGTGGGGTGGCGGGCGCCGCCCAGGGCGCGGCGCCGGATGCGTCGCAGGGGGCGTCGCAGGCCGGTGCGGGCGTCGCCGTCGGGCCGGCGGTGCGGGCGGTCGCGGGGGCCGAGGGGCCGGCGGACTGA
- a CDS encoding low molecular weight protein-tyrosine-phosphatase, translated as MHLCFVCTGNICRSPSAALVVAEHLRRQGLDHRVRVTSAGIGPWHAGEDIDERAGEVLLRHGYPVEHVAAQVGAEHLDADLFLAMDRGHQKALRGLVEDPGRIRLLRSFDPAAHGDLDVPDPYYGGDEGFEEVLAMIEAATPGLLDWVRDHLDP; from the coding sequence GTGCATCTCTGCTTCGTCTGCACCGGGAACATCTGCCGGTCGCCCTCCGCCGCCCTGGTCGTCGCCGAACACCTGCGCAGGCAGGGCCTGGACCACCGGGTGCGGGTCACCAGCGCCGGCATCGGGCCGTGGCACGCCGGCGAGGACATCGACGAGCGGGCCGGCGAGGTGCTGCTGCGGCACGGCTACCCGGTCGAGCACGTCGCCGCCCAGGTCGGCGCGGAGCACCTGGACGCCGATCTGTTCCTGGCCATGGACCGCGGCCATCAGAAGGCGCTGCGCGGCCTGGTCGAGGACCCCGGGCGCATCCGGCTGCTGCGCTCCTTCGACCCCGCCGCGCACGGCGACCTCGACGTCCCGGACCCCTATTATGGGGGCGACGAGGGCTTCGAGGAGGTCCTGGCGATGATCGAGGCGGCGACGCCCGGCCTGCTCGACTGGGTCCGCGACCACCTCGACCCGTGA